In one window of Mauremys reevesii isolate NIE-2019 linkage group 22, ASM1616193v1, whole genome shotgun sequence DNA:
- the CALM3 gene encoding calmodulin-3, whose product MADQLTEEQIAEFKEAFSLFDKDGDGTITTKELGTVMRSLGQNPTEAELQDMINEVDADGNGTIDFPEFLTMMARKMKDTDSEEEIREAFRVFDKDGNGYISAAELRHVMTNLGEKLTDEEVDEMIREADIDGDGQVNYEEFVQMMTAK is encoded by the exons AGTTCAAGGAGGCTTTCTCCCTGTTCGACAAGGATGGGGACGGCACCATCACCACCAAGGAGCTGGGGACGGTGATGaggtccctgggccagaaccccACCGAAGCGGAGCTGCAGGACATGATTAACGAGGTGGATGCGGACG GGAACGGCACCATCGACTTTCCAGAATTCCTGACTATGATGGCGAGGAAGATGAAGGATACGGACAGCGAGGAAGAGATCAGGGAGGCATTCCGGGTCTTTGATAAG GATGGGAATGGCTACATTAGTGCCGCAGAGCTGCGCCACGTGATGACGAACCTGGGAGAGAAGCTGACCGACGAGGAGGTAGACGAGATGATCCGAGAGGCTGACATCGACGGAGACGGGCAGGTCAATTATGAAG agtTCGTGCAGATGATGACCGCAAAGTGA